In the genome of Bos mutus isolate GX-2022 chromosome 20, NWIPB_WYAK_1.1, whole genome shotgun sequence, one region contains:
- the RXFP3 gene encoding relaxin-3 receptor 1, whose protein sequence is MLGDEEGKAIANQSRLSPATEGNKGLYDLLKLKRETGPAARRVRRSSAPRKAPPLLALGLRMLFGSPQPRLCGWKYNSRQRGWQLTASRQQRRDGDARQRGSEAARPASKALQSLSERHQRGQVAAAAAPATMNKAAGGDELTELFDRIPDLLQAANFSGNASLQLQDLWWDLGLELPDGAAPGHPPSGGGAESADPEARVRILVSVVYWVVCALGLTGNLLVLYLMKSKQGWRKSSINLFVTNLALTDFQFVLTLPFWAVENALDFKWPFGKAMCKIVSIVTSMNMYASVFFLTSMSVARYHSVASALKSHRTRGYGRGDCCGRSLEDSCCFSVKALCAMIWASAALASLPNAIFSTTVKVMGEELCLVRFPDRLLGRDRQFWLGLYHLQKVLLGFVLPLGIISLCYLLLVRFISDHRVAGTEGGASAAGGGLAGASARRRSKVTKSVTIVVLSFFLCWLPNQALTTWSILIKFNAVPFSQEYFLCQVYAFPVSVCLAHSNSCLNPILYCLVRREFRKALKNLLWRIASPSLTSMRPFTATTKPEPEDQGLQALAPLHQAAEPDLLYYPPGVVVYSGGRYDLLPSSSVY, encoded by the exons ATGTTGGGGGATGAGGAAGGAAAAGCGATCGCAAATCAAAGCCGACTTTCTCCAGCAACAGAGGGAAATAAAGGACTTTACGACCTTTTGAAACTGAAAAGGGAGACTGGCCCCGCGGCTCGGCGCGTGCGACGAAGTTCAGCACCTCGGAAAGCGCCCCCTCTCCTGGCGCTAGGGTTACGCATGCTCTTCGGGAGCCCGCAGCCTCGGCTGTGCGGGTGGAAATACAACTCGCGGCAACGCGGCTGGCAACTCACTGCGAGTCGACAGCAGCGGAGAGACGGAGATGCGAGGCAGCGAGGCAGCGAGGCAGCGAGGCCGGCATCGAAAGCCCTCCAGAGTCTCAGCGAG AGGCACCAGCGCGGGCAGGTGGCCGCGGCAGCCGCGCCAGCCACCATGAATAAGGCGGCTGGCGGGGACGAGCTCACAGAACTCTTCGATCGGATCCCGGACCTTCTGCAGGCGGCCAACTTCAGCGGCAACGCGTCGCTGCAGCTCCAGGACTTGTGGTGGGACCTGGGGCTGGAGTTGCCGGACGGCGCGGCGCCGGGGCACCCCCCGAGCGGCGGCGGGGCGGAGAGCGCGGACCCCGAGGCCCGGGTGCGCATCCTCGTCAGCGTGGTGTACTGGGTGGTTTGCGCGCTGGGGCTGACCGGCAACCTGCTGGTGCTCTACCTGATGAAGAGCAAGCAGGGCTGGCGCAAGTCCTCCATCAACCTCTTCGTGACCAACCTGGCACTGACGGACTTCCAGTTCGTGCTCACTCTGCCCTTCTGGGCCGTGGAAAACGCCCTTGACTTCAAATGGCCCTTCGGCAAGGCCATGTGTAAGATCGTATCCATAGTGACGTCCATGAACATGTATGCCAGCGTTTTCTTTCTCACCTCCATGAGCGTGGCGCGCTACCACTCGGTGGCCTCGGCTCTTAAGAGCCACCGGACCCGAGGGTACGGCCGGGGAGACTGCTGCGGCCGGAGCCTGGAGGACAGCTGCTGCTTCTCCGTCAAAGCACTGTGCGCGATGATCTGGGCCTCCGCCGCGCTGGCCTCGCTGCCCAACGCCATCTTCTCCACCACGGTCAAGGTGATGGGGGAGGAGCTGTGCCTGGTGCGCTTCCCCGACAGGTTGCTGGGCCGCGACAGGCAGTTCTGGCTGGGCCTCTACCACTTGCAGAAGGTGCTGTTGGGCTTCGTGCTGCCGCTAGGCATCATCAGCCTGTGCTACCTGCTGCTGGTGCGCTTCATCTCCGACCACCGCGTGGCAGGGACCGAAGGAGGAGCCTCAGCGGCCGGGGGAGGCCTGGCCGGAGCCAGCGCTCGGAGACGCTCCAAGGTCACCAAATCAGTGACCATCGTGGTCCTGTCCTTCTTCTTGTGTTGGCTGCCCAACCAGGCGCTCACCACCTGGAGCATCCTCATCAAGTTCAACGCGGTGCCCTTCAGCCAAGAGTACTTCCTGTGCCAGGTGTACGCGTTCCCCGTGAGCGTGTGCCTGGCGCACTCCAACAGCTGTCTCAATCCCATCCTCTACTGCCTCGTACGCCGCGAGTTCCGCAAAGCGCTCAAGAACCTACTGTGGCGCATCGCGTCGCCTTCTCTCACCAGCATGCGCCCTTTCACCGCCACCACCAAGCCCGAGCCGGAGGACCAGGGACTGCAGGCCCTGGCGCCTCTCCACCAAGCCGCAGAGCCCGACCTGCTCTACTACCCTCCTGGCGTGGTGGTCTACAGCGGCGGGCGCTATGACCTGCTGCCCAGCAGCTCGGTCTACTGA